A stretch of the Gracilinanus agilis isolate LMUSP501 chromosome 4, AgileGrace, whole genome shotgun sequence genome encodes the following:
- the TTC24 gene encoding tetratricopeptide repeat protein 24, giving the protein MSSPASEDTSLGPGTQVEPTKKKKRKKKYLEASIQTLTQAGHGALRDGRNDEALASFHRAFLLALETQGSRDPRVLKACAFNLGAAYVETGNPARGLRLFLWAKPEEKAKGSSHGDQCFNVALAYQALGDLPQALVWYQKALGHYQPQGDQGGAQEKMAACYQALGHPEQEAHYLREASRAYAQAGRPWAAALALGAAGRCMLKNKQCKVGEVVQVLEDSRRLAEKSTNRRLLGKLYNDLGLSYSQLGLFPLAAESFLQALPLCPEPGAKAVVLRNLGAAHNALGNFQEAQDLHRQAAALHGSAGQRQEQGECFGGLAFALSQLGEHEAARDNYLHALQAAQDAGDMKGQWQALEGLGAAAVCLGQPDQAVKHYKEALALLVQCPEEPPSVQERLVAKLADSMRTHLALGGLNPDGSLVRRTLKQEP; this is encoded by the exons ATGTCTTCTCCTGCTTCTGAGGACACTTCCCTGGGGCCAGGGACTCAAGTGGAGCCAaccaagaagaagaagagaaagaagaaatatctgGAAGCCAGTATCCAGACCCTCACCCAGGCTGGGCATGGAGCCCTGAGGGATGGCCGGAATGATGAGGCCTTGGCCAGCTTTCATAGAGCCTTTCTTTTGGCCTTGGAGACCCAGGGAAGCAGGGACCCCAGAGTCCTGAAGGCCTGTGCTTTTAACCTTGGGGCAGCCTATGTGGAAACAGGCAACCCTGCACGCGGCCTCAGGCTGTTTCTCTGGGCCAAACCAGAAGAAAAGGCTAAGGGCTCTTCCCATGGTGACCAGTGCTTCAATGTGGCCTTGGCCTACCAGGCCTTGGGTGATTTACCTCAGGCCTTGGTGTGGTACCAGAAGGCCCTGGGCCATTATCAGCCCCAGGGAGACCAAGGGGGAGCCCAGGAGAAGATGGCAGCCTGCTACCAGGCCCTGGGACACCCAGAACAAGAAGCCCACTACCTGAGGGAGGCGAGCCGGGCTTATGCCCAGGCAGGGAGACCCTGGGCTGCAGCCCTGGCCCTGGGAGCTGCTGGTAGATGCATGCTGAAGAACAAGCAGTGCAAGGTGGGAGAAGTGGTGCAGGTGCTAGAGGACAGCAGGAGGCTGGCAGAGAAGAGTACCAATCGGAGGCTTCTGG GGAAGCTCTACAATGACCTTGGCCTGAGCTACTCCCAGCTTGGTCTGTTCCCACTGGCGGCGGAGAGCTTCCTTCAGGCTCTGCCTCTGTGTCCGGAGCCAGGCGCCAAGGCCGTTGTGCTGCGGAACCTTGGCGCTGCCCACAATGCTCTGGGGAACTTCCAGGAGGCGCAGGACCTCCACCGGCAAGCTGCTGCCCTGCATG GGTCAGCCGGGCAGCGGCAAGAGCAGGGCGAGTGCTTTGGGGGCCTGGCATTTGCCCTGAGTCAGTTGGGGGAACACGAGGCTGCCAGGGACAACTATCTTCATGCCCTCCAGGCTGCACAAGATGCTG GGGATATGAAGGGACAATGGCAAGCTTTGGAGGGGCTAGGGGCTGCAGCTGTCTGTCTGGGGCAGCCTGACCAGGCTGTGAAACACTATAAGGAAGCACTGGCTTTACTAGTCCAATGCCCG GAAGAGCCCCCCTCAGTTCAAGAGAGGCTGGTGGCCAAGCTGGCAGATTCTATGAGGACTCACTTGGCCCTGGGAGGTCTCAACCCTGATGGCTCCTTGGTGAGAAGAACTCTAAAACAGGAGCCCTAG
- the NAXE gene encoding NAD(P)H-hydrate epimerase — MSGLRTLLGLGLLVAGSRFPRILARGGPRCPGPAWWAARPMHLGDSTMAGGAVKYLSQEEAQAVDEELFNEYKFSVDQLMELAGLSCATAIAKAYPLGSFGSNPPAVLVICGPGNNGGDGLVCARHLKLFGYEPKIHYPKKPNKPLFDALVTQCQKMDIPFLPEMPPEPMLIDELYELVVDAIFGFSFKGAVREPFGAILSIMNGLTVPIASIDIPSGWDVEKGNPEGIRPDLLISLTAPKKAATLFKGRHHYLGGRFVPSDLEKKYQLNLPPYPGTDCVLQLQ; from the exons ATGTCCGGGCTGCGGACGcttctggggctggggctgctGGTCGCCGGCTCGCGCTTCCCACGCATTTTGGCGCGAGGTGGACCCCGCTGCCCGGGGCCAGCCTGGTGGGCAGCGAGGCCCATGCATTTAGGGGACTCCACCATGGCTGGAGGTGCCGTGAAGTACTTGAG CCAGGAGGAGGCCCAGGCTGTAGACGAGGAGCTATTCAACGAGTACAAGTTTAGCGTGGATCAACTCATGGAACTGGCTGGGCTCAGTTGTGCCACGGCCATTGCCAAG GCATACCCACTTGGTTCTTTTGGCAGCAACCCTCCAGCAGTCTTGGTTATCTGTGGCCCTGGGAACAATGGAGGGGATGGCCTTGTCTGTGCTAGGCACCTGAAACTCTTT GGGTATGAGCCAAAGATCCATTATCCTAAGAAGCCAAACAAGCCACTCTTTGATGCTCTGGTGACACAGTGTCAGAAGATGGACATCCCTTTTCTTCCTGAGATGCCCCCTGAG CCAATGCTGATTGACGAGCTATATGAATTAGTGGTAGATGCCATCTTTGGCTTCAGCTTCAAGGGTGCTGTCCGGGAGCCATTTGGAGCCATCCTGAGTATAATGAATGGGCTCACTGTGCCCATTGCCAGCATTGACATCCCCTCAG GGTGGGATGTGGAGAAAGGGAACCCAGAGGGCATCAGACCTGACTTGCTCATCTCACTGACAGCCCCCAAAAAGGCAGCTACTCTGTTCAAGGGCCGACACCACTACCTAGGAGGCCGCTTTGTGCCATCTGACTTAGAGAAGAAATACCAACTGAACCTGCCCCCCTACCCAGGAACTGATTGTGTCCTACAACTGCAGTGA
- the GPATCH4 gene encoding G patch domain-containing protein 4 produces MSATSATKSRGMKFAEEQLQRHGWSQGKGLGKKEDGIAQAIKVKLKQDNAGVGHDPSKEFTNHWWSQLFNKTAASLVVETGKDGVKMKTQAKDNSKQKRSSGSKSSLLYGHFIKSATLTSGGEQAEKPSEQSSEDEAPPPAKILTDEELIRACEGRTAHKGARHGLTMKAKLARLEEQERAFLAQYKGQNTGVPDTPAEDITQKKKKKKKKSQEETSTTDRSEHMEIIEQTKDSSRKKKKKKRQREEEPEDEAGDQVERGKDEESKAQKTKKKKKKVLLEA; encoded by the exons ATGAGTGCCACCTCAGCAACCAAGAGTCGAGGGATGAAGTTTGCTGAGGAACAGCTGCAGAGGCATGGATGGAGTCAAG GCAAGGGCCTGGGCAAGAAAGAAGATGGCATTGCCCAGGCCATCAAGGTGAAGTTGAAGCAGGACAATGCTGGG GTGGGACATGACCCTTCCAAGGAGTTCACTAATCACTGGTGGAGCCAACTCTTCAACAAGACAGCTGCCAGCTTGGTGGTGGAGACTGGGAAG GATGGAGTAAAGATGAAGACCCAGGCCAAGGATAACAGCAAGCAGAAACGCTCTTCGGGCTCCAAGTCCAGCCTGTTGTATGGACACTTCATTAAG AGTGCCACTCTGACTTCAGGAGGGGAGCAAGCGGAGAAACCGAGCGAACAAAGCAGCGAAGATGAAGCACCTCCACCAGCAAAGAT CTTGACAGATGAAGAGTTGATTCGAGCCTGCGAGGGACGCACTGCCCACAA GGGTGCCCGTCATGGGCTTACCATGAAAGCCAAGCTGGCACGACTGGAAGAGCAGGAGCGAGCCTTCCTGGCCCAGTACAAAGGCCAGAATACAGGTGTCCCTGACACCCCAGCTGAGGACATaacccagaagaagaaaaagaagaaaaagaaaagtcaggaAGAAACTTCAACCACAGACAGGAGTGAGCATATGGAGATCATAGAACAGACCAAAGACAGtagcaggaagaagaagaagaaaaagagacaacGGGAAGAAGAACCAGAAGATGAGGCTGGAGATCAAGTAGAGaggggaaaagatgaagaaagcaaggcccagaaaactaaaaagaagaaaaaaaaggtattgCTAGAGGCATAG